A part of Lutra lutra chromosome 2, mLutLut1.2, whole genome shotgun sequence genomic DNA contains:
- the MTHFD2L gene encoding bifunctional methylenetetrahydrofolate dehydrogenase/cyclohydrolase 2, mitochondrial isoform X8 gives MAVPARGFSMLGGRLGRVRAQGGSAVLPGLPGAARRVFRGFRSSGVRTSREKRFHLPEVATVCLPTCPHPQSSFLICSYTLVV, from the exons ATGGCAGTGCCGGCGCGCGGCTTCTCGATGCTCGGTGGCCGGCTTGGCCGCGTGCGGGCGCAGGGCGGGAGCGCGGTGCTGCCGGGGCTTCCGGGAGCAGCCAGGCGCGTGTTCCGGGGCTTTCGGAGCAGCGGCGTGAG gaccagcagagagaagagattcCATCTTCCAGAGGTCGCCACTGTCTGCCTCCCCACTTGTCCCCATCCTCAGTCATCTTTTTTAATATGTAGTTACACATTAGTTGTCTAG